The sequence below is a genomic window from Uranotaenia lowii strain MFRU-FL chromosome 2, ASM2978415v1, whole genome shotgun sequence.
TTGTCCACTCTTGAAGGGTTGTTATACCTTCCTAGAGTAGATCGACCAGCAGTAACTCAAGAGttctattttgtaatttatggTTTTGTCTACCTTCCGaaatagaataaattaaatttttaagggCGAAAAAAGAGGTTCTTACGAAAACTAAAAACAATTTCTCTGCTTTGCTTGCGCAAACACGAAACACTAGTTTTTGGTAGGATTTTTTGTGGTGTGTGGAAATCGAAACTTGCAATAGATTTAACTTATCGACGAGGAATAAATAAACTATTTACAAACACGATTGGTTTCCCAAATGTTTTGGGGGTAGTTAATTTCACTCTTCACTTTGAAGAAACAAAACACTTTTCCGGGAATTTTTCTTAAGTTCAGTGGGCTCTGGACTTATACACGAGTAacgcaaaaatttataaacgatCGCGGTGGCAATGagtttttcagtcttttttttcgttcactGGTGAactgttctgtttttttttcacgtttcagtGCTTGCTGAGATTGTATGAAAAGGCACTTTCTTTCCGATTTGCGGTGTGTGGTTTTGCGCTTTTTTCTTCAGCAAACGGCAATGTTGCCATGAGGCAGCACTGTGGGCATGTATTTGTCCTCGTGCGATTGCTGGGACGAGGAGCTGACGACCATCGACGGGGAGCCGGGCATCTGGATTCCGGGGCAACCGGTTTCGGTGTGTTTGGTGAGCAGTGGCAACCGGGAAAAGGACTTGGTGCAGCTGGGACACTTGAAGCGCTTAACATCCTCGTGGGTCTGCTGGTGGGCTCGGAGGTTGGACCGATCGGCGAAGGCCCGGGAGCAGAGCTTGCAGACAAAGGGTTTCTCGCCGGTGTGGGTCCGGATGTGACCCTGCAGCAGCCAGGGCCGCGAGAAAGCCTTATCACAGAGGTTGCACTTGCAGGGCAGGGTGTGGGTGCGGATGTGCATCTTCAGGGCACCGAGGGTTTTGTAGGGTTTGTCACACTCTTTGCACACAAAGATTTTCTGGGCTTGGTTGCCCTCGGCTGCCGGACAGTGGAACTGCTGATGTTTCGATAGACCGGAATAGGTTGAGTAGGATTTTCCACAGTCCGGACATTGGTATCGGGGAGCACCACtggatccggatggtttgtccGAGCCGGATTTGTCACTTTTCACCTTTTGGATGTTGGAGCTGGAGGTGGATTTTTCGGTGAGAATCGATGGCGAGCTGGAGTTGTTGTTCTCCTCGGACATATCCGAAGGACTTGAACGGGCGGGTGACAGGGAACGGTTCGAGGATAGATAAGAGTTGAACGATGTATGGCTGGAGGTTGGCGATAGAGATGGGTGATCTACAGGCATCATAATCTGGTGATGATGGCTGAGACTGTATGGCATGTAACGGTGTTGCCGGGCAAAGGATTCCGACTTGATGATGTTGTTGTTCTGGTTTAGCCGAAGTTCTGCGGCCGGATAGGCAGGAACCATAGTTGGTGGTGAGATCGATTCCTGACGTCCGTAGTGTCCCGGATGTGGCGGCGAGACGGAACTTTCACGATGAGCATAAGGCGACAGAGGCTCGGAACGTGGCGGCGAAATGTGATGGTACAGATTGTAGATATCGGCAGGGTAGGGCATGGCGTACGGGAAGTGAGGATAGCCAGAGTACACATTTGGGGCAGATTTGTAGAAGTTGTGGATTGGTTCTGCTGGCGATGAGGGAGATCGAGTTGGGGGATAGTAGATTGAGGGATGAGATCCATAGATTGGGGTAGGAACTGAGATCGGTGACTTGATCTCACTGGGATCAGGAGATGAGGATGGGGGAGGAGTTGGCAGGGTATCTTCTGCCTTGATGATGACTGGAACTGGAGACTCTGACCGAGCGATCT
It includes:
- the LOC129746310 gene encoding protein escargot-like, with protein sequence MPTSIMQKSYSHCPLKKRPVFIRDEEVEKDSESDMEPENLSTKPQDLSMKKKIARSESPVPVIIKAEDTLPTPPPSSSPDPSEIKSPISVPTPIYGSHPSIYYPPTRSPSSPAEPIHNFYKSAPNVYSGYPHFPYAMPYPADIYNLYHHISPPRSEPLSPYAHRESSVSPPHPGHYGRQESISPPTMVPAYPAAELRLNQNNNIIKSESFARQHRYMPYSLSHHHQIMMPVDHPSLSPTSSHTSFNSYLSSNRSLSPARSSPSDMSEENNNSSSPSILTEKSTSSSNIQKVKSDKSGSDKPSGSSGAPRYQCPDCGKSYSTYSGLSKHQQFHCPAAEGNQAQKIFVCKECDKPYKTLGALKMHIRTHTLPCKCNLCDKAFSRPWLLQGHIRTHTGEKPFVCKLCSRAFADRSNLRAHQQTHEDVKRFKCPSCTKSFSRLPLLTKHTETGCPGIQMPGSPSMVVSSSSQQSHEDKYMPTVLPHGNIAVC